Proteins co-encoded in one Montipora capricornis isolate CH-2021 chromosome 12, ASM3666992v2, whole genome shotgun sequence genomic window:
- the LOC138025309 gene encoding uncharacterized protein: protein MYTPSDITQPRSRLNPEETTVQPGSHDVIGNGNGSPTSQLRIPLRRRLCPDKEYLIGTLVMLVFIFSVINLCLTLIVMSTRGQDKSCHCQESRHGSAPEDGSCKKIPEIITTLSEIRSEVNNVTETVSKVVASGTGKKLSSPQVKDSLQGPPGLPGPPWAPGIPGSPGPQGIQGPKGPRGFNGTQGLQGSQGRIGPMGLNGSQGPPGLPGLEGPQGPPGQNATQSSGGNSGMKGSSGLPVQFLMALLWDLVVAPIMIIQTFRGLLREIRYVWLVA from the exons ATGTATACCCCGAGCGATATAACTCAACCACGCAGCCGGCTGAATCCTGAAGAAACAACAGTTCAACCAGGGTCGCATGATGTCAtcggaaatggaaatggaagtCCTACCTCTCAACTTCGAATTCCGCTCCGGCGCCGTTTATGTCCTGATAAAGAATACTTAATTGGTACCTTGGTAATGCTGGTGTTTATTTTCTCGGTGATCAATCTTTGTTTGACTCTGATAGTGATGTCCACAAGAGGACAGGACAAGAGCTGTCATTGCCAAGAAAGTCGGCATGGTTCAG CTCCCGAAGATGGTTCGTGTAAAAAAATTCCTGAGATTATAACAACACTCTCGGAAATCAGAAGTGAGGTGAACAATGTAACGGAAACTGTTTCGAAG gtCGTTGCTTCCGGAACAGGAAAAAAACTCTCTTCTCCACAAGTTAAGGACAGTTTACAGGGACCGCCTGGGCTCCCTGGGCCTCCTTGGGCACCAGGAATACCAGGATCTCCGGGACCTCAAGGAATTCAAGGGCCAAAAGGACCAAGAGGCTTTAATGGGACACAAGGATTACAGGGGTCTCAGGGAAGAATAGGGCCGATGGGCCTTAATGGCTCTCAGGGCCCACCAGGACTTCCTGGCCTTGAAGGTCCTCAAGGACCTCCTGGGCAAAACGCCACGCAGTCAAGTGGAGGAAATTCTGGGATGAAAGGCTCTTCCGGTCTTCCGGTCCAGTTTCTTAT GGCCCTGCTTTGGGACCTTGTTGTAGCTCCCATTATGATCATTCAAACATTTAGAGGCCTTCTGCGGGAAATTCGTTACGTTTGGCTTGTCGCGTAA